A genomic region of Nostoc sp. UHCC 0702 contains the following coding sequences:
- a CDS encoding alpha/beta hydrolase: protein MKKFLKYLGLGLLSTFITATPGLGAERISFFYPPFGEFSLSVDSLEKFAKEGKIDEDLGFYASRATPEQLAQLRELLQQRFNITPTLVSQVTYSPIGERVLQRLGTLVLTESRKNGFYALRGALIIAAASQEGLTIVNLLRRFPSNTVRLNYTEGLRIVGDLSELLKTRDKVVTYLQQEAIAQATNGNVDFSQQLDLRMPGKFTWDKQTLQLNDISRDRRLPVDLYLPKATPEQGPPFPLIVISHGVASDRYAFAYLAEHLASYGFAVAALEHPGSNAERIQQYFAGLASPPDATEFINRPLDIKYLLDELQRREKFDTTLQGKLNFQQIGAIGQSFGGYTVLTLAGANINFTQLRRDCNPSNSSLNLSLILQCQATDLLPKNYSLNDDRIKAIIAINPIDSSILSQSGISQIQVPVMLVAGSQDIFAPAIPEQIRPFTWLKNPNKYLALIENATHFTAIADSPANPGVLPVPAGLLGPDRTPAYSYLKALSVAFLETHLLNRSEYRTYLQPSYAQFISQTPLNLSLIQSLSTDQFAQAINQPIRKSAKPSQPLLIPNSR from the coding sequence ATGAAAAAATTTTTGAAATACCTCGGTTTAGGTCTGCTATCTACGTTTATCACGGCTACTCCTGGACTGGGCGCTGAACGTATCAGCTTTTTTTACCCTCCCTTTGGCGAATTTTCTTTGTCTGTGGACTCGCTAGAAAAGTTTGCTAAAGAAGGCAAAATCGATGAGGATTTGGGATTTTATGCTAGTCGTGCAACTCCCGAACAACTTGCTCAATTACGGGAGTTACTCCAGCAGCGTTTCAATATCACGCCAACTTTAGTATCCCAAGTTACCTATTCACCCATAGGCGAAAGGGTGTTGCAACGTTTGGGAACTTTGGTGCTGACTGAATCTCGAAAAAATGGTTTTTATGCCCTACGCGGTGCTTTGATTATCGCTGCTGCTTCTCAAGAAGGTTTAACAATTGTGAATTTGCTGCGGAGATTTCCCAGCAATACAGTACGGCTGAATTACACAGAGGGACTTAGGATAGTCGGTGACTTGTCAGAATTACTCAAAACTAGGGATAAAGTTGTTACTTATCTTCAACAAGAAGCGATCGCCCAAGCTACCAATGGTAATGTTGACTTTTCGCAACAATTAGACTTGCGAATGCCTGGAAAATTCACCTGGGATAAACAAACCCTACAATTGAATGATATTTCTCGCGATCGCCGTTTACCGGTTGATCTATATTTACCCAAAGCCACACCAGAACAAGGGCCACCTTTTCCCCTGATTGTGATTTCTCATGGCGTCGCTTCAGACCGCTATGCCTTTGCTTACCTCGCTGAACATCTAGCATCTTATGGCTTTGCTGTGGCTGCACTAGAACACCCTGGTAGTAACGCCGAACGTATTCAGCAATATTTTGCGGGTTTAGCTAGTCCACCAGATGCAACGGAATTTATTAACCGACCTTTGGATATCAAGTATCTCCTCGATGAACTCCAGCGTCGGGAAAAGTTTGATACCACACTCCAAGGAAAACTCAATTTTCAGCAAATTGGAGCGATCGGTCAGTCTTTTGGTGGTTATACTGTTTTGACTCTAGCAGGAGCAAACATTAACTTTACCCAACTCCGTCGAGACTGTAATCCTAGTAATTCATCCTTGAATTTATCGCTGATTTTGCAATGTCAAGCAACTGATTTATTACCGAAAAATTATTCTCTCAATGACGATCGCATTAAAGCAATTATCGCCATTAATCCCATTGATAGTTCTATCTTGAGTCAAAGCGGCATCAGTCAAATTCAAGTTCCTGTAATGTTGGTGGCAGGTAGCCAAGATATTTTCGCCCCAGCAATACCTGAACAGATTCGCCCTTTCACATGGCTTAAAAATCCCAATAAGTACCTAGCTTTAATTGAAAACGCTACCCACTTTACCGCCATTGCAGATTCTCCTGCTAATCCTGGTGTATTACCTGTACCAGCTGGTTTACTAGGCCCTGACCGTACTCCTGCATATTCTTATCTCAAAGCCCTGAGTGTAGCTTTCTTAGAAACTCATCTTCTCAACCGTTCTGAATACCGCACTTATTTGCAACCATCCTATGCTCAATTTATCAGTCAAACTCCCCTCAATCTCAGTTTAATACAGTCGCTGAGTACAGATCAGTTTGCTCAAGCAATAAATCAACCAATTCGTAAATCAGCTAAACCATCACAACCTCTTTTAATCCCTAATTCACGTTAA
- a CDS encoding glycoside hydrolase family 65 protein: MTDVYIDHEPQNQQLLKTIEKNIIETKFDPSHLHHQETVFILSNGYLGTRGTFEEGYPDDRTATLINGVYDDVAKASTELVNCPDWLPLEVTVAGDRFSMDSGEILNYERRLNLCLGIVSRDVRWRSPKGHTLDLHFERFTSLADQHVMAIRCQITSINFAGEITVVTGFDAKPNTQGVPHWRTLNYGGIDQIIWLQNQTLHSGILLGMAAKLVVEGDDTAIVRVEKADCPALTTNLQVFPANTVTVEKIVTVFTSQEAEIPIAEALQRLADEPRYSTLLAAHIASSEQVWLDGGTIIKGDRQAQLKIRDNLLQLLAVAPGHDNQEQ, encoded by the coding sequence ATGACCGATGTATATATTGACCATGAACCACAAAATCAGCAACTACTTAAGACTATCGAAAAGAACATAATTGAAACAAAGTTTGACCCTTCACACCTGCATCATCAAGAAACTGTCTTCATTCTTAGCAATGGTTACTTGGGAACGCGAGGAACTTTTGAGGAAGGATACCCCGACGATCGCACAGCAACATTGATAAATGGAGTTTATGATGATGTAGCGAAAGCGAGTACTGAACTGGTGAACTGTCCCGACTGGCTGCCGTTGGAAGTGACAGTGGCAGGCGATCGCTTTAGTATGGACAGTGGAGAAATTCTCAATTACGAACGTCGGCTCAACCTGTGTTTAGGCATAGTTAGCCGTGATGTCCGCTGGCGTTCTCCCAAGGGTCACACCCTAGATTTACACTTTGAACGTTTCACCAGTTTGGCAGATCAGCATGTGATGGCAATCCGCTGTCAAATCACATCTATAAATTTTGCAGGTGAGATTACAGTTGTCACTGGATTTGATGCCAAACCAAATACCCAAGGTGTACCACATTGGCGAACCTTAAACTACGGTGGCATAGACCAGATTATCTGGCTGCAAAACCAAACTCTACACTCAGGTATTTTACTGGGGATGGCAGCTAAATTGGTGGTAGAAGGTGATGATACTGCAATTGTGCGTGTAGAAAAAGCAGATTGTCCCGCCTTGACAACCAATTTGCAAGTTTTTCCCGCAAACACCGTAACTGTAGAAAAGATTGTCACTGTGTTTACATCACAGGAAGCAGAAATTCCCATCGCCGAAGCTCTACAAAGGCTAGCTGATGAACCCAGATACAGTACTTTACTAGCAGCTCACATTGCGTCATCGGAACAAGTTTGGCTTGACGGTGGCACTATTATAAAAGGCGATCGCCAAGCTCAGCTAAAGATTCGTGACAATCTCTTGCAATTACTGGCTGTAGCACCAGGTCACGACAACCAAGAGCAATAG
- a CDS encoding response regulator, which produces MLILINYIFEIYGIKVITTSSASEALEIMKECEVQLLITDIAMPEEDGFSLIRKIRTLMHPQKRAIPAIAFTGSTGNQVHEKTLGSEFQAYIKKPSDPIQLITEVAKLLRRFPENNSLLVSNYSYLEEEKVA; this is translated from the coding sequence ATGCTAATTTTAATTAATTATATTTTTGAAATTTATGGAATTAAAGTGATAACTACATCATCAGCTTCGGAAGCATTGGAGATAATGAAAGAATGTGAAGTACAGCTTTTAATTACCGATATTGCTATGCCAGAAGAAGATGGTTTTTCGCTGATACGAAAGATTAGAACACTCATGCATCCACAAAAAAGAGCAATCCCAGCGATCGCTTTTACTGGTAGCACAGGAAATCAGGTGCATGAAAAAACTTTAGGCTCTGAATTTCAAGCTTATATCAAAAAACCTTCAGACCCTATCCAGTTAATCACAGAAGTAGCAAAACTACTGAGACGTTTCCCTGAAAATAATTCCTTATTAGTTAGCAACTACTCCTATTTAGAAGAGGAAAAAGTAGCATAA
- a CDS encoding amidohydrolase, translating to MLTHIKDLATKLAPRLIEIRRHIHSHPELSGQEYQTAAFVAGVLSSSGLHVQEGIGKTGVIGELLNTGQDDRVLAIRTDMDALPIQERTGLEYASHAEGVMHACGHDVHTTVGLGTAMVLSQIAEELGGKVRFLFQPAEEIAQGASWMVKDGAIENVSAVLGVHVFPSIPAGSIGVRYGALTAAADDLEILIIGESGHGARPHEAVDAIWIASQVITALQQAISRTQNPLRPVVLSIGKISGGRAPNVIADKVQLLGTVRSLHPETRAHLPNWIENIVANLCHAYGAKYQVNYRQGVPSVQNDYTLTQLIQSSAEEAWSSDRVQVLPEPSLGAEDFSVYLEHVPGSMFRLGVGYKDRIINYPLHHPEFDVDESAIITGVVTMAYTAYKYWLPR from the coding sequence ATGCTGACCCATATTAAGGACTTAGCTACAAAACTAGCACCGCGCTTAATTGAAATTCGCCGCCACATCCACTCTCACCCAGAACTCAGTGGTCAAGAGTACCAAACAGCTGCCTTCGTTGCTGGTGTCTTGTCTTCGAGTGGTCTGCATGTGCAAGAGGGAATTGGCAAAACTGGCGTTATTGGAGAACTGCTAAACACTGGCCAAGATGACCGTGTGTTGGCAATTCGTACCGATATGGATGCTTTGCCAATTCAAGAACGCACAGGGCTAGAATATGCCTCCCATGCTGAAGGCGTAATGCACGCTTGTGGTCATGATGTCCACACCACTGTTGGGTTGGGAACAGCAATGGTACTGTCCCAAATAGCTGAGGAGTTGGGTGGTAAGGTGCGGTTTTTATTTCAGCCAGCTGAAGAAATTGCTCAAGGGGCAAGTTGGATGGTAAAAGATGGGGCAATAGAAAATGTATCTGCTGTCTTAGGGGTTCATGTTTTCCCTTCTATTCCAGCAGGGTCTATTGGTGTGCGTTATGGTGCTTTGACGGCAGCAGCTGATGATTTAGAGATTCTGATTATTGGAGAATCTGGGCATGGGGCACGTCCTCATGAAGCGGTTGATGCAATTTGGATTGCTTCGCAAGTGATTACAGCACTGCAACAAGCAATCAGTCGCACACAAAATCCTTTGCGTCCTGTAGTATTGAGTATAGGTAAGATTAGTGGTGGCAGAGCGCCCAATGTAATTGCCGATAAGGTGCAGTTGTTAGGAACCGTGCGATCGCTTCACCCAGAAACCCGTGCCCATTTGCCAAACTGGATTGAAAACATTGTTGCTAATCTTTGCCATGCCTACGGCGCGAAGTATCAAGTCAATTATCGCCAAGGTGTGCCCAGTGTGCAAAATGATTATACACTAACGCAATTGATACAATCATCAGCAGAAGAAGCTTGGAGTAGCGATCGCGTCCAAGTCTTACCCGAACCCTCCCTAGGCGCTGAAGATTTTTCTGTTTATTTGGAACATGTTCCCGGTTCCATGTTTCGCTTAGGTGTTGGCTACAAAGATAGAATCATTAATTACCCATTACACCACCCCGAATTTGATGTTGATGAATCTGCAATTATCACCGGGGTTGTGACTATGGCATATACAGCTTACAAATATTGGCTACCAAGATAA
- a CDS encoding pentapeptide repeat-containing protein, with product MKLKIITTVALLTCCGLTQQAFAFNQADLEQLQANGICPRCDLSGADLTKLNLIGANLRGANLKGVILSQVNLTNADLTGANLELADLKFANLTGASLTGTNLKSASLENADLSFAGFISANLEAANLKDAKLKFTNFRGANFRLTILNNGVVTSEKPYDWSSERVTPRDCNKFKTENVPGTTCYRE from the coding sequence ATGAAACTTAAGATAATTACTACCGTTGCCCTGTTAACCTGTTGCGGGTTGACACAACAAGCCTTCGCGTTTAACCAGGCAGACTTAGAACAGTTGCAAGCAAATGGTATCTGTCCCAGGTGCGATTTGAGTGGTGCTGATTTAACTAAATTGAATTTGATAGGAGCAAATTTACGAGGGGCTAACTTGAAGGGGGTTATCTTATCTCAGGTTAATCTGACAAATGCAGATCTGACTGGTGCAAATTTAGAACTTGCGGATTTGAAGTTTGCAAATTTAACAGGTGCTTCCTTAACAGGCACAAATTTGAAATCAGCCTCTTTGGAAAATGCCGATTTATCTTTTGCTGGTTTCATTAGCGCCAATTTAGAAGCAGCCAACTTGAAGGATGCCAAGTTAAAGTTTACAAATTTTCGAGGAGCCAACTTTCGGTTGACGATTCTAAATAATGGTGTAGTGACTTCAGAGAAGCCCTATGACTGGTCATCAGAGCGTGTAACTCCCAGAGATTGTAACAAGTTTAAAACCGAAAATGTTCCCGGTACAACTTGCTACAGGGAATAA
- a CDS encoding protein kinase — MSHITKNAVHCINPDCQRPYPQPWGNKFCNSCGTVLQLIDRYVPLQPLGAGGFAQIYTVWDEKTQTEKVLKVLVEDSPKALELFAQEAEVLIRLHHPGVPKVDADGYFQLNLTNPKPRQLACLVMEKINGQTLEELLENYPQGCSEDLVLTWLTQAIKILQELHKRQIIHRDIKPSNLMLRIAATTAPPLNQGRTGWEQLVLIDFGGAKQFKSALGRRESSSTRLFSSGYSPPEQITGANVVAATDFYALGRTMIELLTGKYPPDLEDPLTGKLIWRTRVNVNSQLADLLDDMVLEDVRSRPANAAIIQKRLAKITNKSTQPALFSQLQNWTGQALTQTANQYKLFIQAVQQALTSFTQAVGKTIVFIAKTILNILQACVVTIWAMLLTGIGACTGAIAGLIVARRTILADQIAEYIFQQLPELVPNTQTTVGTEILVFAAAGLGTAWGLTISGSFGQRRRFFVASIMGMISYGFGWLFLQLISSGRLISSVDRGEGLVGVILIAVFLFTLSLGFRSHHLVYAVVAAFGTASIFALLIFLGFPTTILQFSDQPLWFGLSLTLAFFGLVGVFMSFWYSVSYYLIVPGLRFLGWR, encoded by the coding sequence GTGTCCCACATCACGAAGAATGCCGTTCACTGCATAAATCCTGACTGTCAACGTCCCTATCCTCAGCCTTGGGGAAACAAGTTTTGCAACAGCTGTGGCACAGTGCTACAGCTGATAGACCGCTATGTGCCACTCCAACCTTTGGGTGCGGGAGGTTTTGCCCAAATTTACACAGTTTGGGATGAAAAGACCCAAACAGAGAAAGTGTTGAAAGTGTTGGTGGAAGATTCACCAAAGGCACTGGAATTATTTGCCCAAGAGGCAGAGGTTTTAATTAGATTACACCATCCTGGTGTCCCCAAAGTTGATGCTGATGGGTATTTTCAATTAAATTTGACCAATCCCAAACCGCGCCAACTCGCCTGTTTAGTCATGGAAAAAATCAACGGGCAGACTCTTGAGGAATTACTAGAAAATTATCCTCAAGGGTGTTCTGAAGATTTGGTGTTAACTTGGTTGACTCAGGCAATTAAAATTTTACAGGAATTGCACAAACGCCAAATTATTCACCGTGACATCAAGCCTTCTAATTTGATGCTGCGAATTGCGGCGACAACTGCACCACCCTTAAATCAAGGCAGAACTGGGTGGGAACAACTGGTATTAATTGATTTTGGTGGGGCAAAACAATTTAAGTCAGCACTGGGGCGGCGAGAGTCCAGTTCCACCAGGTTATTTTCTTCTGGGTACAGTCCCCCAGAACAAATAACGGGGGCGAATGTGGTGGCTGCGACTGATTTTTATGCCCTCGGTCGCACGATGATTGAATTACTTACAGGCAAGTATCCACCTGATTTGGAAGATCCTTTAACTGGAAAGTTGATTTGGCGAACCAGGGTGAATGTCAATTCGCAGCTAGCAGATTTACTCGATGACATGGTGCTAGAAGATGTGCGATCGCGTCCGGCAAATGCTGCTATCATTCAAAAACGTTTGGCGAAAATTACCAATAAATCAACACAGCCAGCGTTATTTTCCCAACTTCAAAACTGGACTGGGCAAGCTTTAACGCAAACTGCCAACCAATATAAACTATTTATCCAAGCTGTACAACAAGCTTTAACCAGTTTTACCCAAGCCGTAGGTAAAACAATTGTTTTCATCGCTAAAACAATTCTGAACATCTTGCAGGCTTGTGTGGTGACAATTTGGGCGATGTTACTAACTGGTATTGGGGCTTGTACAGGTGCGATCGCTGGTTTGATTGTGGCACGGCGGACAATCTTAGCTGATCAAATCGCTGAATATATTTTTCAGCAATTACCGGAATTAGTTCCCAATACTCAAACTACCGTCGGCACAGAAATTCTAGTCTTTGCCGCCGCCGGCTTGGGAACAGCATGGGGGCTGACCATATCAGGGAGTTTTGGTCAACGGCGGCGGTTTTTCGTAGCTTCAATCATGGGCATGATTAGCTATGGGTTCGGCTGGTTATTTTTGCAATTAATCTCATCAGGGCGATTAATTTCATCAGTCGATAGAGGCGAGGGACTAGTGGGAGTGATTTTAATTGCTGTTTTTCTGTTCACCCTCAGTTTAGGTTTTCGCAGCCATCACCTAGTTTATGCTGTAGTTGCTGCATTCGGCACTGCCAGCATTTTTGCACTTTTAATTTTTTTAGGATTTCCAACCACTATCTTGCAATTTTCTGATCAACCCCTCTGGTTCGGATTATCCCTGACCCTGGCTTTTTTTGGTTTAGTCGGCGTCTTTATGAGTTTTTGGTACAGCGTGAGTTATTACCTAATTGTCCCCGGTCTGCGCTTTTTGGGATGGCGGTGA
- a CDS encoding carboxylate-amine ligase: MVTLNVSELEQLDHFRHLQLILRDRWKTIELFDNSEADIIVIPSLSIDQRELQKIEGCEHYEERLLFSLMRLRNPRTRLIYVTSTPLHPSIIDYYLQLLPGIPFSHARNRLLLLSTYDSSLKPLSEKILERPRLLERIRKAVRLEKSFMVCYNSTILEAELSLQLNVPLYAAAPDLQIWGTKSGSRQIFAESKVPYPDGSSSVWNPQDLAAAACDLWERQPTLQRMVVKLNEGISGEGNALLDLRPILNLAPGQADHAQRLSAISDRLPNLRFQAKQETWDNFSGRIPELGAIVEAFVEGEIKRSPSVQGRITPTGEVEILSTHDQILGGPDGQIYLGCRFPADESYRLQLQQLGLQVGRKLAEKGALERFGVDFITVDKGNGDWDIQCIEINLRKGGTTHPFMTLKLLTNGRYDLSTGLFYSQQGRPKYYMATDNLQKDRYRGLLPSDLMDIIAHHRLHFDSGTQTGSVFHLMGCLSQFGKLGLTSIGDSPQQAEDIYNKVVKVLDEETKSENHDFPLFSDYTFPVAWDGYSY; this comes from the coding sequence ATGGTGACACTAAATGTTTCCGAGTTAGAGCAGCTTGATCACTTTCGCCATCTTCAGTTAATTTTGCGCGATCGCTGGAAAACTATTGAGCTATTTGACAATAGTGAAGCAGATATCATAGTCATTCCCTCTTTAAGTATTGACCAGCGCGAACTTCAAAAAATTGAAGGTTGTGAACATTATGAAGAAAGATTACTATTTTCTTTAATGCGCTTGCGAAATCCTCGCACCAGGCTAATTTATGTGACATCAACGCCACTGCATCCTAGTATTATCGATTACTATTTGCAATTGTTGCCTGGAATACCATTTTCCCATGCCCGCAATCGCTTGCTGCTACTTTCGACTTATGATTCTTCCCTCAAACCCCTCAGCGAAAAGATTTTAGAACGTCCTCGGTTGCTAGAACGGATTCGCAAAGCGGTGAGGCTAGAAAAATCATTTATGGTGTGCTATAATTCGACTATATTAGAAGCAGAATTATCTCTACAATTAAACGTGCCATTGTATGCAGCCGCACCAGATTTGCAAATTTGGGGGACAAAAAGTGGCAGTCGGCAAATATTTGCAGAAAGTAAAGTTCCTTATCCAGACGGCAGCAGCAGCGTTTGGAATCCCCAAGATTTGGCAGCAGCAGCATGTGATTTGTGGGAACGTCAGCCGACATTGCAACGGATGGTGGTGAAACTCAACGAAGGTATTTCGGGAGAAGGAAATGCGCTGCTAGATTTGAGGCCGATTTTGAATTTAGCACCGGGACAAGCTGACCATGCACAAAGATTATCAGCAATTAGCGATCGCCTCCCCAATTTGCGCTTTCAAGCCAAACAAGAGACTTGGGATAATTTTTCGGGGCGAATTCCAGAGTTAGGGGCCATTGTAGAGGCTTTTGTGGAAGGGGAAATCAAGCGATCGCCAAGTGTGCAAGGACGCATCACCCCCACAGGCGAAGTGGAAATTCTCTCAACCCACGACCAAATTCTTGGAGGCCCAGACGGGCAAATTTATCTCGGTTGTCGATTTCCGGCGGATGAAAGCTATCGGTTGCAATTACAGCAATTAGGATTGCAAGTTGGTAGAAAACTTGCAGAAAAAGGAGCATTAGAAAGATTTGGAGTAGATTTTATCACCGTTGACAAGGGTAATGGAGATTGGGACATTCAGTGCATTGAAATTAACCTACGTAAGGGCGGTACTACTCATCCTTTCATGACCCTGAAATTATTGACTAACGGTCGTTATGACTTGTCTACAGGGTTATTTTACAGTCAGCAAGGTCGTCCCAAATACTACATGGCCACAGACAATCTGCAAAAAGACCGCTATCGGGGATTGTTACCCAGCGATTTGATGGATATTATTGCTCACCACAGATTACACTTTGACAGCGGTACACAGACAGGTTCAGTGTTTCATCTCATGGGTTGTTTGTCTCAGTTTGGCAAGTTGGGATTAACCAGCATCGGTGATTCTCCGCAGCAGGCAGAAGATATTTATAACAAAGTCGTTAAAGTTTTGGATGAAGAAACCAAGAGCGAAAACCATGATTTCCCTTTATTCTCAGATTACACGTTTCCCGTTGCCTGGGATGGATATAGTTATTAG
- a CDS encoding phosphoribulokinase, which translates to MSRPIILGIVGDSAAGKTTLTRGIAQVLGPENVTLICTDDYHRYDRQQRAEIGITALHPDCNHLDIMQQHLSLLRTGQPILKPVYSHKTGTFEPPQYIKPNRFVIIEGLLGYSTRAARDAYDIKVYLAPPEQLRANWKVKRDTQKRGYTVEQVLAELEKREPDSEQFIRPQRQWSDIVVSFYPPTEDADETNGHLNVRLVLRPTIPHPDFTSIINLTNGNSDSAIRLGLDRDMSKPVDVLEVDGHATLEQVNKLEHIMCSDMPYLKNICDRESNPELGKIAGTTGETLQSYPLALTQLIITYHMLKATQSYQ; encoded by the coding sequence ATGAGCCGTCCAATAATTCTTGGTATTGTCGGTGACAGCGCTGCTGGAAAAACAACACTCACTAGAGGGATTGCTCAAGTACTGGGCCCCGAAAATGTCACACTCATCTGTACAGATGATTACCACCGTTACGATCGCCAACAACGTGCAGAAATCGGGATCACTGCCCTCCACCCTGATTGCAACCATCTAGATATTATGCAGCAGCACCTATCGCTGCTACGCACAGGACAGCCAATTCTCAAGCCAGTTTATAGCCACAAAACCGGTACATTCGAGCCGCCACAGTACATCAAGCCCAACAGATTCGTGATTATTGAAGGATTGCTTGGTTATTCTACCCGTGCAGCCCGTGATGCCTACGACATTAAAGTTTACCTTGCACCGCCTGAACAACTGCGTGCCAATTGGAAAGTGAAGCGGGATACCCAAAAGCGCGGCTATACTGTCGAACAAGTATTGGCAGAACTAGAAAAGCGCGAACCAGACTCAGAGCAATTTATCCGTCCGCAGCGGCAATGGTCAGATATAGTAGTGAGTTTCTATCCTCCTACCGAAGATGCCGATGAAACCAATGGACATTTGAATGTGCGGCTAGTACTGCGTCCGACTATTCCCCATCCAGATTTTACCTCAATTATTAATTTAACTAATGGTAATTCTGATTCAGCGATTCGCCTGGGACTAGACCGGGATATGAGTAAACCCGTAGATGTTTTAGAAGTTGATGGTCATGCCACCTTAGAACAGGTGAATAAGCTAGAGCATATCATGTGTTCAGATATGCCCTACTTAAAGAATATCTGCGATCGCGAGAGTAACCCAGAACTGGGTAAAATTGCTGGTACAACTGGAGAAACACTCCAAAGCTACCCCCTCGCCCTTACCCAGTTGATCATCACCTACCACATGCTTAAAGCAACACAAAGCTACCAGTAA
- a CDS encoding DUF4336 domain-containing protein has protein sequence MSQDQRIENAEQIHPRDFSWTFWFTLPLYPYSKRRTIRKEVVKNTIWTFDQLQGIFYVVVPIRMTVVKLEAGGLLVYAPVAPTTECIRLVNELVREHGDVKYIILPTISGLEHKVFVGPFARFFPNAQVFVAPKQWSFPLNLPLSWLGLPPKRTQVLPEDSSKTPFGDEFDYAILGPIELGPGRFAEVAFLHKRSHTLLVTDSVISIPEDPPAIVQLDPYPLLFHAKEKASDIILDNQANRRKGWQRVSLFALYFRPSVLEVIKWGEVFRDALKAPERSKKAYFGLFPFKWYPHWQRSFDALRGEGRLFVAPILQTLILNRAPRETIDWADKVASWDFQWIIPCHFDSPIQAQPYQFRQAFSFLEKQPAVSAGLFSSNSYPLPEEDFKLLKEIDQGLNKSGIVPPAKEKV, from the coding sequence GTGTCTCAGGATCAACGTATAGAAAACGCAGAACAAATTCATCCGAGAGACTTTTCATGGACTTTTTGGTTCACTTTGCCACTCTACCCATATAGCAAGCGGCGGACGATTCGCAAAGAAGTAGTTAAAAACACTATCTGGACTTTTGACCAGCTGCAAGGCATTTTTTACGTTGTTGTGCCGATTCGCATGACTGTTGTCAAGTTAGAAGCTGGCGGACTCCTAGTCTATGCGCCTGTTGCACCAACAACCGAGTGTATTCGGCTCGTGAATGAGTTGGTGAGAGAACACGGCGATGTCAAGTATATCATTTTACCAACTATCTCTGGATTAGAACACAAAGTATTTGTAGGCCCCTTCGCCAGATTCTTTCCCAATGCACAGGTGTTTGTGGCTCCCAAACAGTGGAGTTTTCCACTTAATCTGCCACTTAGCTGGCTGGGTTTACCCCCCAAACGTACCCAGGTACTTCCAGAAGATAGCAGCAAAACACCCTTTGGCGATGAGTTTGACTACGCAATTCTAGGGCCTATAGAACTTGGGCCTGGGCGGTTTGCGGAAGTTGCATTTTTGCACAAGCGATCGCATACTCTGTTAGTAACAGATTCAGTCATTTCCATCCCCGAAGATCCGCCGGCAATTGTGCAATTAGATCCATATCCTTTGCTGTTCCATGCCAAGGAAAAAGCCTCTGATATCATCTTAGATAATCAGGCAAATCGGCGTAAGGGATGGCAGCGGGTTTCACTGTTTGCTTTATATTTTCGACCAAGCGTACTGGAAGTAATTAAATGGGGTGAGGTATTTCGTGATGCCCTCAAAGCACCAGAACGTTCAAAGAAAGCTTATTTTGGGTTGTTTCCTTTTAAATGGTATCCCCATTGGCAGCGATCGTTTGATGCTCTGCGCGGCGAAGGTCGTTTATTTGTAGCACCGATTTTACAGACACTTATTCTCAATCGCGCACCCAGGGAAACCATTGACTGGGCTGATAAAGTTGCCAGTTGGGACTTTCAGTGGATTATTCCCTGTCATTTTGATTCACCAATACAAGCACAACCTTATCAATTTCGCCAAGCATTTTCTTTTCTGGAAAAGCAACCTGCGGTGAGTGCAGGTTTATTCAGCAGTAATAGTTATCCTTTGCCGGAAGAAGATTTTAAGCTACTCAAGGAAATTGACCAAGGTTTGAATAAAAGTGGTATTGTACCGCCAGCAAAGGAGAAGGTTTAA